The genomic segment TAATAGGGCATGAAACTCATCTTTTTTCATTTATATTTGAAGATTCTTTAAGAGAAATTTTTATGATTGCATTTTTTACAACAGTTGGTTTTTCAGCTAGTATAAAACTTTTAAAAAAAGCAGGACTTCCTGTTCTTATGTTTTTAATAGCTGCTGTTGGACTAACTTTCTTCCAAAATATTGCTGGAATTCTTATGGCAAAACTTTTAAAAGTTAATTTATTAATTGGTTTAGCTACAGGTTCTTTAGCTACAACAGGAGGCCCTGGTACAGCTGGAGCTTTTGGTCCCATTATGGAAAGTTTCGGAGCTCCTGGAGCTACAATGGTAGCCATGGCTACAGCTACTTATGCTTTAATAGCTGGTAGTGTTATAGCTGGTCCAATTTGTAAAAGATTAATAGAAAAACATTCTCTTTTAGAGAAACACAAAAATTCAAATAGTTTTTCATCAACTGAAAATAAAAATGAATTTCTTATTACAAAAAAAGTTATCCCTACAGGTTTTCAAATTATTATAGCTATGGGAATTGGAAGTTTAATTTCAAGCTTTTTAAATAGTTTAGGTCTTGTTTTACCTTCATATATTGGGGCCATGTTTGCTGCTGCTTTAATGAGAAATATTTCTGATTATACAGGGAAGTTTGAGATTGATTTAAATATAGTTTCTACAGTAGGAAGTTTTACCTTGGCAATGTTTTTATCAATGACTCTTATGGCTTTTAAACTTTGGGAATTAAAAGAATTAGCTCTTCCTCTTATATTAATGTTAATAGGACAAACTATTCTTATGGGAGCTTTTGCTTATTTTATTACATTTAATATTACAGGTAGAGATTATGATGCTGCTATTATCACAGGAGGACATTGTGGTTGTGGTTTTGGTACTACTCCAAAGGCTCTAGCTAATATGGAGGCTCTTACTGAAAGATATCTTCCATCACCAAAGGCTTTCTTTGTTATACCTATAGTTGGAAGTTTATTTATAGATTTCTTTAATGCTGGTATAATTACATTTTTTATAAATTTAGTAAAATAATAGTTTAAAATAAAAAAATACACTATTTTCTTTAATAAAAGATTCTAGTGTATTTTTTATTATTTTTATCTTTTCTTTAAAATTAATCCTTTTAGGATTTCAGCCATTAATTCTTTTCCAGCTTCTTCATTTAATATATTATCTATTATTTCTTCATAAGAAATTTTTAACTCTTTTAATTCCCCACAATCTTCTGTAAGAGAAATTCCATTTTCTTCTGGAGTTATTGTAAGTATATGAGGACATTCAGTATATTTTTCATCACCTAATAACAAATAATTTAACTTTTGACTTAAATCTTTATTCATCATAAATCCTCCTCTATTCTTTTATATTCTAAATTATACCATATTTCTCATTAAAAATAAAGAATTTATTTTTGAAATTATTACAATTTAATTTTTTATAAAAAAATACACCTTTATCTTAAAAATTTAGGTGTATAATTTACAAAATATTTTAATCAAATAATTCTTCTAAAGAAAATACTAATTCTTCTCTCTTCTCTTTAAAGTTTTTCAATTTTCTAATAGGAAAATCACTTCCATAAAGTTTAACAAATATATTTAGAATTTCAGTGTCTAAATTATCTTTTCTAACTTTTTTCTTATCATATAAAGGAGCTCTTTTTTCAATTTCTCCCTCTATATTAAGAAGTAACATATTTTTTCTTACTCCAACAATCTCTACTTCTCTACATTTATCTTGATAAGCAGCTTCTAAATTTTGAGCTTTTCTTTTTTCAGCATTTTGTCTTCTATTTTCAGTTCTTTGTTTAATAGCTTTTTCTTCTAAAATTCTTTTTTGCTTTCTTTTAGCTTTAATAACAGAATATTCTTTTCCCTTTGGTTTATTTTTACTTATAACTTCCATTTTTTCACCTCTCTTACGTAAACACAAATACAAAAATTTTGGCATAACGATTAATTATACCATAAAAAACAAAAAAATTCTATTAATTTCTAAAAAATCTCATGAAATATTTTAGAAAATATAGTATAATATTATGTACGAGTGTGTAAAAAAATTAGATAGGAGAATGTATGGATAGAGAAGTAATTATTGTAGGAGCTGGACTTGCTGGTAGTGAGGCTGCTTATCAACTAGCTCAAAGAGGAATACATGTAAAACTTTATGAAATGAGACCAAAAATTTCTACAGAAGCCCATAAAACAGAAAATTTTGCTGAACTTGTTTGTAGTAATTCTTTAGGGGGAGACCATTTAGGAAATGCCAGTGGACTTATGAAAGAGGAGCTTAGACTTTTTGGTTCTTTACTTATTAAAGTAGCTGATGAATTTAGAGTACCAGCTGGACAAGCTCTTGCTGTTGATAGAACTCTTTTTTCTGAAAAAGTAACTGAAATTTTAAAAAATCATCCAAATATAGAGATTATTAATGAAGAATTAAAAGAGATTCCAATGGATAAAATAGTTCTTTTAGCAAGTGGACCTCTTACATCTTTTGAACTTTCACAAAACATTAAAAATCTTACAAAAGATGAATATTTATATTTCTATGATGCTGCTGCTCCTATTGTAACATTTGAATCAATAGATAAAGAAAAAGTATATTTCCAATCTCGTTATGACAAAGGAGATGGAGAATATATAAACTGTCCAATGACAGAGGAAGAATACAATAGATTTTATGAAAATTTAATTACAGCTGAAAGAATACCTCTTAAAAAATTTGAAGAGGAAAAATTATTTGAAGCTTGTATGCCTGTTGAAAGGATAGCAGGACGTGGAATAAAAACTCTTTTATATGGTCCATTAAAACCAAAAGGACTTACAAACCCTAGAACAAATATGAGAGATTATGCAGTAGTTCAACTTAGACAAGATGATAAAGAGGGAAAAATGTATAACCTTGTAGGTTTCCAAACTAATCTTAAATGGGGAGAGCAAAAGAGAGTATTTTCAATGATACCTGGACTTGAAAATGCTGAATTTGTAAGATATGGAGTTATGCACAGAAATACTTTTATAAATTCTCCAAAAGTTTTAACTACATCATTAAATCTTAAAGAATATGATAATATATATTTTGCTGGACAAATTACAGGTAGTGAAGGATATGTATGTGCTATAGCTACAGGACTTATGGCAGCAATAAATATTTATAATAGATTAGAAGGAATAGAGCCTTTAGTATTAGAAGATGTATCTTCAATAGGAGCTATTATTAAATATATTACAGAGGAGAAAAAAGACTTTCAACCTATGGGACCAAATTTTGGTATGATTAGAGATTTAGAAGGTAAAAAAATCAGAGATAAAAGAGAGAGATACAATAAAATTTCTCAAAGAGCTATTGAATATTTAAAGGAAAATTTTCCTGAATATATAAAATAAAATATGATAAAATGTTATTATGGAGGTGATATTTTGGAAAAACTTATAAAAGATTTTTTGTTCTATTCAGAATTTACAATTAGAAAAAAAGATAGTAGTATAAAATCTTTAAAAAAAGATTTAGAACAACTTCTAGAATATTCCCTTGAAAATAATATTACAGATATTAAAAAAATATCATCTACTGATATTAGAGATTTTTCTCTAAAACTTCAAAGAGATAATGTTACTAAAAGAAGTCTTAGTAGAAAATTGTCATCTATTAGGGTATTTTTTAGGTATCTTATGGATAATAAAATCATTGATAGAAACCCAATGACACCAATAAAGACACCAAATTTTAATATAGAAAATCCTGAGATTTTATCATTAGATGAAATAAATATTTTAAAAAATTCTATGGATACTTCTAAATGTAATGGTATAAGAGATAGACTTATTTTAGAATTACTTTTTTCCTCAGGGATAACACCTATTGAACTTATAAATCTAAGTGAAAGAGCTATAAAGATAGAAGAAAGAGAGGCTATTATTTCTAATGGAAAAGAGATTAGACGGGTATTTTTTAGTGAAACTACTAGAAAATATTTAAAATTATATTTAGAAGCTAAAAAAATAAAGTATAAAGATAAATATAATGAAGATATTATTTTTGTAAATGGTTCTGGAGATAGATTAAGTGATAGGTCCTTAAGAAGATTATTAGTTAGATATGGAAAGAGAGCAGGTATTCAAAAAGAGGTAAATCCATTTATATTTAGACATACTTTTGGAGCTTATATGCTTTCTCATGGAATGAGCATCTATCATTTAAAAAAACTTATGGGACACTTAAATATAGAAACAACTAAAATTTATCAAGAACTTATAAAAAAACCTATTGTTTTAAAAAGTTTAAATATTATAGATAGTAATTCATAAAAATGGAGGTATATTTTTGTGGAAAAAATGAAAGCAACTACAATTTTGATTGTAAAAAAAGGTGAAAATGTAGCTATAGCTGGAGATGGACAAGTTACTTTAGGAGATACTATTGTAAAATCAAAGGCTAGAAAAATTCGTAAAATAAAAGAACATAATATTCTTTTAGGTTTTGCTGGAATAGCTTCTGATGCCTTTGTGTTAGAAGAAAAATTTGAACAATACCTTGATGAATATAGAGGTAATTTAAAAAAAGCAGCTGTTGAATTAGCAAAAGATATTAGAAATGATAAATTCCAAAGAGTTATGGAAGCAGCCCTTGTAGTTGGTGGAAAAGATGGAATTTATTCTATATCTGGTAACGGTGATATATTAGAACCTGAAGAAGATTTAATTGCTATTGGTAGTGGTGGAAACTATGCTTATGCTTCTGGGTTAGCCCTACTAAAACATACAAATATGACAGTTTCTGAAATAGCCCGTGAATCTTTAAATATAGCTAGTTCTATATGTATATATACAAGTTCTAATATTATAGTAGAAGAAATTTAATTTTTGGAGGATATATGGCAAAATTCTGTGTAGGTTGTGGAGTAGAATTACAAGGAATTGATAAAAATAAAGAGGGATTTTTACCTTTATCTGTTTTAGAAAAAGAGGAAAATCAAGTGAAAGATTTATATTGTCAAAGATGTTTTAAAATAAAAAACTATGGAGAATATATACCTATTACTCTTACAAGAGCTGATTATAGAAAAGAAGTTCATGAAACTTTAAAAGAAGCTGATGTAGCTGTGGCTATATTTGATGCCATAGATTTTGAAGGTTCTTTTGATTATGAAATTTTAGATATTTTAAGAGAGATGGATTCAATAGTAGTTTTAAATAAAATAGATTTAATCCCTGATGATAAACACCCATCAGAAGTAGCTGATTGGATAAAATATCGTCTTGGTGAAGAAGGAATAGCTCCTCTTGATGTAGCTATTGTAAGTAGTAAAAAAGGTTATGGAATAAGTGGAATTTATAAAAAACTTAATCACTTTTTCCCTGATGGTGTAACTGCTATAATCTTAGGAGTTACAAATGTAGGAAAATCTAGTATTATAAATAGAATTATTGGAAAAAATATAGCTACTGAATCAAAATATCCTGGAACTACATTAAAAAGTTCTAAGAAAAAAATTACTAATGGAAATATAACATTAATAGATACTCCAGGATTAATTCCTGAGGGAAGATTTTCTGATTTAGTTTGTGAAAAATGTAATCTTGATATAGTTCCATCAATGGAAATTTCAAGAAAAACATATAAGACTGGAAAAGATAGAGTAATATTTATAGGAGGACTTGTAAAAATAAGAGTACTTAGTGAAAATGAATTTGACCCTATTTTCTCTGTGTATGCTTCTAAAAATATAACTTATCATGACACAAATTTAGAAAAAGCTCAAGAGTTAGAAACTTCTAATAGAAGAGATTTATTCTATCCACCTTGTGAAGAATGTTATACAAATCCAGATTTAAAAGATTTAATAACAGAAGAATTTGTAGTAGAAAGTGGGGAAGAATTAGTTTTTAAAGGACTGGCTTGGTTATCTGTAAAAAGAGGTCCTCTTCACTTAGAAATTACTTATCCTAAAAAAGGTGAAATTATCACTAGAAGAGCATTTATTAAACCAAAAAGATAATAGGTGATGATATGACGCTTAATTCTTTAAAAGAAAAAGGATATTATATTGAAATTGTTATTATTATAGTATCTATTATATTTTTAGGAATTTATTTTTTAAAACCTAGTTTTTATGAAATAAAGTATGTAAAAAAGGCTGAAATTGTAGAAAAAAATCTTATAGAACTTAGAGTAGCTCTTGAAAAATACTATCAAGTAGCTGGACATTATCCTGAACTTACTAAAGAAGGAGCTGCTGATAATTTAAGAATTTTAGATTATACAAATAAAAAAGGAATTCTTATTTCTTTTGCTGATATTTATGGAAGTGATTCTTTAAAACCTACAGAAGATACAGAAAAATTAATAAGAACTAATAAAGTCATAGATACAAATGATTTTAAAAATGCTGAATTAAATGGTGGTTGGTTGTATGACGCATCTGGTAAAACAGGAGAGATTCATCCAAATTTACCCCAAAATGCTTATTTTCAAAATATTATTTGGACTAGAAGATAAATAGGAGGATAAATGAAATACGATATAATTTTTCTTGGTGGTGGACAAGCTGGAATATTTGGAGCTTATAAAGCTATAACAAAAAATCCAGATTTAAAAGTTTTAGTAATTGATAAAGGAAAAATGTTAAAAAATAGAGTTTGTCCAAAGGAACTTACAGGAAAATGTGCTAACTGCCCTACTTGTGCTATTATTTATGGAATAAGTGGAGCTGGAGCTTTCTCTGACTCAAAATTTAATATGGATTATAAAGTTGGAGGAGATGTACACAAAGTTACAGGAAAAGAAATTGTTAATGAAACTATAAAAGATGTTGTAAATATATATAGAAAATTTGGATTTAATGAAGAACCTGCTGGTCTTAAATATAATCCAGCTATGATAGAGATAAAAAGAAAATGTATAGAAAATAGAGTTCAACTTATTGATACTCCTACTATGCATTTAGGAACTGATGGTTCTAGAAAATTATATACAAAACTTATAGATTTTCTTTTAGAAAAAGGTGTAGAATTTAAAGTTGAAAGAGATATAGAAGAACTTCTTATAAAAGATGGAAAAATTTATGGAGCTAAAGTTTTATACAAAGGTGAGCCTGAGGAATATTATTCTGATAATGTTTTACTTGCTATGGGTAGAAGTGGAGCTCAAAAAGTTATGGAAATGTGCCATAAATCTGGAGTTAAATGTTCTAATGGAGCTATTGACGTAGGTGTTAGAGTAGAAATTCCTGATATTGTTATGAAAGAAATAAATGAAAATTTCTATGAAGCTAAAATGATATATTATTCAAAAACTTATAAAGATAAAATGAGAACTTTCTGTAGTAATCCTAGTGGATTTATAGCTATGGAAAAACATGCTGATGATGTAGTTTTAGCCAATGGACATGCTTATAAAAATAAAAAATCTCAAAATACAAACTTGGCTTTATTATGTACAAAAACATTTACAGAACCTTTTGATAAACCATTTGAGTATGCCACAGCTATAGCAAAAATGTCATCAATGCTTACAGGTGGAAAACTTCTTCTTCAATCTTATGGAGATTTAAAAGAGGGAAAACGTTCTACTGAAGAAAAATTAGAAAGACTTAATATTGTCCCAACTACTTCTGATTATGTAGCTGGAGATATTTCTCTTGCTTGTCCAAAGAGAATATTAGATAATATTATCGAATTTATAGAAGCTCATGATAAAATTACTCCAGGATTTGCTTCTGCTGATTTACTTCTTTATTTCCCAGAAATAAAATTCAGAAGTACAAGAATGGATATTGATTCTAATATGATGACTAATATAGATGGACTTTATGCTGCTGGAGATGGTTCTGGTTATGGTAGTGGATTAAATATTGCTGCTGTAATGGGGATATTGGCTGTTAGACATATGCTAACTAGAATATAAAGGAAGGAAATTATGTTTTTACCTACTACTTTAGAAGAAGTAAAAAAATTAGGTTGGGATTCTCTTGATGTAATTCTTATATCAGGAGATACCTATATTGATTCATCATATAATGGAACTGCTCTTATTGGAAAATGGCTAGTAAAAAATGGCTATAAGGTTGGAGTTATTGCTCAACCTGATATAAATTTTCCAGATGATATTACTCGTCTTGGTGAGCCAAAACTTTATTGGGGAGTTTCTGCTGGTTGTGTTGATTCAATGGTAGCCAACTATACAGCTACAAAAAAAAGAAGACATAAAGATGACTTCACTCCTGGTGGAGAAAATAATCGTCGTCCTGATAGAGCTTCAATAGTTTATACAGGACTTATTAGAAGATTTTTTAAAAATAGTAAAACTCCTATTGTGTTAGGGGGAATAGAGGCAAGCCTTAGAAGAATTACTCATTATGATTATTGGTCTAATAATCTTCGTCGTTCTCTTATTTTTGATGCTAAAGCTGATATTCTTTCTTATGGAATGGGGGAGAAATCTATGCTTTCTCTAGCTGATGCCATAAAAAATAATAAAGATTGGAGAAATATTCGTGGACTTGCTTATATCTCTAAAGAAGCAAATCCAGACTATATTACAGTTCCATCTTTTGAAGAATGTGTTGAAGATAAATTTAAATTTATAGAGATGTTTAATATTTTCTATAAAAATTGTGACCCAATTACAGCTAAAGGATTAAATCAAAAACATGGAGATAGATGGCTTATACAAAATCCACCATCTGAAACTTTTTCTCAAGAATTACTTGATGAGATTTATGGTTTAGATTATGAAAGAGATGTTCATCCATATTATAAAGCTCAAGGTTTTGTAAGAGCTATTGACACTATAAAATATTCTCTTACAACTCATAGAGGTTGTTATGGGGAATGTAATTTCTGTGCTATTGCTATTCACCAAGGGAGAACAGTTTCATCTCGTAGTGAAGAATCAATACTAAAAGAGATAAAAGATATTACTAAGGATAAAAAATTTAAAGGTCATATATCAGACTTAGGTGGGCCTACTGCTAATATGTATCAAATGGAGTGTAGTAAAAAATTAAAGTTTGGAGCTTGTAGTGATAAAAGATGTCTTTATCCAAATGTTTGCCCAGCTCTTAAACCTAACCACAAAAAACAAATTGATATTTTGACAAAAGTAAGAAATCTTGATAAAATAAAAAAAGTGTTTATTGCTTCTGGTATAAGATATGACTTAATACTAGGAGATAAAGTAAATGGTGATAAATATTTAGAGGAGATTGTAGCTCATCATGTATCTGGACAGATGAAAATTGCTCCAGAACATACAGAAGATAAAATTCTTGATTTAATGGGAAAACCTGGAAAAAATGAACTTATTAAATTTAAAAGAAGATTTTATGAATTAAATAAAAAGTTAGATAAAAAACAATTTTTAACTTACTATTTAATAGCTGCTCATCCAGGTTGTAATGAAAAAGATATGTTAGATTTAAAGATTTTTGCTTCTGAAGAATTAAAAATAAGTCCTGAGCAAGTCCAAATCTTTACACCTACACCATCTACTTATGCTACTTTGATGTATTATACAGAAATAAATCCTTTTACAGGAAAGAAAATATTTGTAGAAAAGGATAATGGTAAAAAAGAAAAACAAAAAAATATTATTATTCCTAAACCTACATTAAATAAAGATAAAAAAGTTTTATCAAATAAATCTGATAAAAATAATTTTAAAAATAAAAATTTCAAAAAAACTAGATAATAAATTTAATTTCATATCTTAAATCCTGAACCCTTTAAGATAAAAAACTTAAATTTTTATTATAAAAAATTTGTATAAAGGAGGAAATATGAAACCAATTGTTGCTATTATTGGAAGACCTAATGTTGGAAAATCTACTCTTTTTAATAAGCTAGTTGGAGATAGAGTTGCTATTGTTGATGACCAACCAGGTGTTACAAGAGATAGACTTTATAGAGACACTGAATGGAATGGAAGAGAATTTGTTTTAGTTGACACTGGAGGACTAGAACCTAGAAATAATGATTTTATGATGACAAAAATAAAAGAACAAGCTGAGGTTGCTGTTACTGAAGCTGATGTAATTTTATTTGTTGTTGATGGAAAAGCTGGACTTACAGCTTTAGATGAAGAGGTAGCTTACTATCTTAGAAAAAAAACAAAACCTGTTATTCTTTGTGTAAATAAAATAGATAACTATACAGAACAACAAGATGATTTAATAGATTTCTGGGCTTTAGGGTTTGATAATCTTATAGGAATTTCGGCTGAACATAAAACAAACTTAGGAGATATGTTAGACTTAGTTGTTGAATTAATAGATACTGTTGAAATTCCAGAAGAAGAGGAAGATGGATTAAAAATTGCTATCATTGGAAAACCTAATGCTGGAAAATCTTCTCTTGTTAATAAATTATGTGGAAAAAATAGAGCTATTGTAAGTAATATTGCTGGAACTACAAGAGATGCTATTGACACTCCTGTAATGTTCAATGAAAATAAATATATTTTGATTGATACTGCTGGAATTAGAAGAAAATCTAAAGTTGAAGAAGCTTTAGAGTATTATTCAGTATTAAAAGCTTTAAAAGCTATAAAAAGAGCTGATGTATGTTTCTTATTATTTGATGGTAAAGAGGGACTTACTGAACAAGATAAAAGAATAGCTGGTATTGCTCATGAAGAAAAGAAACCAATAGTTATAGTTGTTAATAAATGGGACTTAATAGAAAAATCTAAGGATACTATGAAAGAGATGAAAGAAAGTTTACTTGCTGAGTTACCTTTCCTTTCTTATGCTCCTATTGAATTTATTTCAGCTTTAACAGGACAAAGAACTATAAATCTTTTTGAAATAGCTGATAATATTTATGAAGAATATACTAGAACTATCTCTACAGGACTTCTTAATACTGTTATTAATGAAGCTGTTATTATGAATCCACCACCTACAAGAAAAGGTAGAGTTACTAAAATCAATTATGCTACTCAAGTTGGTACTGCACCACCTAAATTTGTTTTATTCTGTAACTATCCAGAGCTTGTACACTTCTCATACTCTAGATATATAGAAAATAAATTAAGAGAAGCATTTGGATTTGAAGGTTCTCCAATAGAAATTGCTTTTGAAAAGAAAAATTAATTTTTTAAATTTTAAGCTGTTATAAAAATTTATAACAGCTTTTTTTATAATTTTATAAAATATTTTGTTCATATTTTAGTAATTTTTCTATTGTCATTTTCATGTCACACTCCTAAAATAAAATTGTTTTAACAAATAAAATAAGAGGTGATATTTATGAAAAAACAAATTTTAGCAGGATTATTTATTCTTTCCACAATAGCTTTAGCACATCCAACAAAGATACAAGGAACTCACAAATATAAAAAACAATTTGAGTGTTCTCAATATA from the Fusobacterium perfoetens ATCC 29250 genome contains:
- the yqeH gene encoding ribosome biogenesis GTPase YqeH codes for the protein MAKFCVGCGVELQGIDKNKEGFLPLSVLEKEENQVKDLYCQRCFKIKNYGEYIPITLTRADYRKEVHETLKEADVAVAIFDAIDFEGSFDYEILDILREMDSIVVLNKIDLIPDDKHPSEVADWIKYRLGEEGIAPLDVAIVSSKKGYGISGIYKKLNHFFPDGVTAIILGVTNVGKSSIINRIIGKNIATESKYPGTTLKSSKKKITNGNITLIDTPGLIPEGRFSDLVCEKCNLDIVPSMEISRKTYKTGKDRVIFIGGLVKIRVLSENEFDPIFSVYASKNITYHDTNLEKAQELETSNRRDLFYPPCEECYTNPDLKDLITEEFVVESGEELVFKGLAWLSVKRGPLHLEITYPKKGEIITRRAFIKPKR
- a CDS encoding YgiQ family radical SAM protein; its protein translation is MMFLPTTLEEVKKLGWDSLDVILISGDTYIDSSYNGTALIGKWLVKNGYKVGVIAQPDINFPDDITRLGEPKLYWGVSAGCVDSMVANYTATKKRRHKDDFTPGGENNRRPDRASIVYTGLIRRFFKNSKTPIVLGGIEASLRRITHYDYWSNNLRRSLIFDAKADILSYGMGEKSMLSLADAIKNNKDWRNIRGLAYISKEANPDYITVPSFEECVEDKFKFIEMFNIFYKNCDPITAKGLNQKHGDRWLIQNPPSETFSQELLDEIYGLDYERDVHPYYKAQGFVRAIDTIKYSLTTHRGCYGECNFCAIAIHQGRTVSSRSEESILKEIKDITKDKKFKGHISDLGGPTANMYQMECSKKLKFGACSDKRCLYPNVCPALKPNHKKQIDILTKVRNLDKIKKVFIASGIRYDLILGDKVNGDKYLEEIVAHHVSGQMKIAPEHTEDKILDLMGKPGKNELIKFKRRFYELNKKLDKKQFLTYYLIAAHPGCNEKDMLDLKIFASEELKISPEQVQIFTPTPSTYATLMYYTEINPFTGKKIFVEKDNGKKEKQKNIIIPKPTLNKDKKVLSNKSDKNNFKNKNFKKTR
- a CDS encoding tyrosine-type recombinase/integrase — encoded protein: MEKLIKDFLFYSEFTIRKKDSSIKSLKKDLEQLLEYSLENNITDIKKISSTDIRDFSLKLQRDNVTKRSLSRKLSSIRVFFRYLMDNKIIDRNPMTPIKTPNFNIENPEILSLDEINILKNSMDTSKCNGIRDRLILELLFSSGITPIELINLSERAIKIEEREAIISNGKEIRRVFFSETTRKYLKLYLEAKKIKYKDKYNEDIIFVNGSGDRLSDRSLRRLLVRYGKRAGIQKEVNPFIFRHTFGAYMLSHGMSIYHLKKLMGHLNIETTKIYQELIKKPIVLKSLNIIDSNS
- the trmFO gene encoding methylenetetrahydrofolate--tRNA-(uracil(54)-C(5))-methyltransferase (FADH(2)-oxidizing) TrmFO, with translation MDREVIIVGAGLAGSEAAYQLAQRGIHVKLYEMRPKISTEAHKTENFAELVCSNSLGGDHLGNASGLMKEELRLFGSLLIKVADEFRVPAGQALAVDRTLFSEKVTEILKNHPNIEIINEELKEIPMDKIVLLASGPLTSFELSQNIKNLTKDEYLYFYDAAAPIVTFESIDKEKVYFQSRYDKGDGEYINCPMTEEEYNRFYENLITAERIPLKKFEEEKLFEACMPVERIAGRGIKTLLYGPLKPKGLTNPRTNMRDYAVVQLRQDDKEGKMYNLVGFQTNLKWGEQKRVFSMIPGLENAEFVRYGVMHRNTFINSPKVLTTSLNLKEYDNIYFAGQITGSEGYVCAIATGLMAAINIYNRLEGIEPLVLEDVSSIGAIIKYITEEKKDFQPMGPNFGMIRDLEGKKIRDKRERYNKISQRAIEYLKENFPEYIK
- the der gene encoding ribosome biogenesis GTPase Der; this translates as MKPIVAIIGRPNVGKSTLFNKLVGDRVAIVDDQPGVTRDRLYRDTEWNGREFVLVDTGGLEPRNNDFMMTKIKEQAEVAVTEADVILFVVDGKAGLTALDEEVAYYLRKKTKPVILCVNKIDNYTEQQDDLIDFWALGFDNLIGISAEHKTNLGDMLDLVVELIDTVEIPEEEEDGLKIAIIGKPNAGKSSLVNKLCGKNRAIVSNIAGTTRDAIDTPVMFNENKYILIDTAGIRRKSKVEEALEYYSVLKALKAIKRADVCFLLFDGKEGLTEQDKRIAGIAHEEKKPIVIVVNKWDLIEKSKDTMKEMKESLLAELPFLSYAPIEFISALTGQRTINLFEIADNIYEEYTRTISTGLLNTVINEAVIMNPPPTRKGRVTKINYATQVGTAPPKFVLFCNYPELVHFSYSRYIENKLREAFGFEGSPIEIAFEKKN
- the gltS gene encoding sodium/glutamate symporter; protein product: MILELTSIQTMTLAIIVLYLGKFINNTFRFLKENCIPDAVTGGTIFSIITLIGHETHLFSFIFEDSLREIFMIAFFTTVGFSASIKLLKKAGLPVLMFLIAAVGLTFFQNIAGILMAKLLKVNLLIGLATGSLATTGGPGTAGAFGPIMESFGAPGATMVAMATATYALIAGSVIAGPICKRLIEKHSLLEKHKNSNSFSSTENKNEFLITKKVIPTGFQIIIAMGIGSLISSFLNSLGLVLPSYIGAMFAAALMRNISDYTGKFEIDLNIVSTVGSFTLAMFLSMTLMAFKLWELKELALPLILMLIGQTILMGAFAYFITFNITGRDYDAAIITGGHCGCGFGTTPKALANMEALTERYLPSPKAFFVIPIVGSLFIDFFNAGIITFFINLVK
- a CDS encoding NAD(P)/FAD-dependent oxidoreductase; this encodes MKYDIIFLGGGQAGIFGAYKAITKNPDLKVLVIDKGKMLKNRVCPKELTGKCANCPTCAIIYGISGAGAFSDSKFNMDYKVGGDVHKVTGKEIVNETIKDVVNIYRKFGFNEEPAGLKYNPAMIEIKRKCIENRVQLIDTPTMHLGTDGSRKLYTKLIDFLLEKGVEFKVERDIEELLIKDGKIYGAKVLYKGEPEEYYSDNVLLAMGRSGAQKVMEMCHKSGVKCSNGAIDVGVRVEIPDIVMKEINENFYEAKMIYYSKTYKDKMRTFCSNPSGFIAMEKHADDVVLANGHAYKNKKSQNTNLALLCTKTFTEPFDKPFEYATAIAKMSSMLTGGKLLLQSYGDLKEGKRSTEEKLERLNIVPTTSDYVAGDISLACPKRILDNIIEFIEAHDKITPGFASADLLLYFPEIKFRSTRMDIDSNMMTNIDGLYAAGDGSGYGSGLNIAAVMGILAVRHMLTRI
- the hslV gene encoding ATP-dependent protease subunit HslV, whose product is MKATTILIVKKGENVAIAGDGQVTLGDTIVKSKARKIRKIKEHNILLGFAGIASDAFVLEEKFEQYLDEYRGNLKKAAVELAKDIRNDKFQRVMEAALVVGGKDGIYSISGNGDILEPEEDLIAIGSGGNYAYASGLALLKHTNMTVSEIARESLNIASSICIYTSSNIIVEEI